The DNA region ttgctttatttCATTGTGAATAcgtttaattattaaatttagttCGTATTATTAGGCAATTTAGAGTATTAGCAAGTATAATATGAcgattatagttttaaagtttaGGTTTTTAGTCCTTTTACGACTTACGAtcttaatgttttttttgtgaattatagCTATTAAAGCGTCAATGTCTACACTGTTTAGGTCAATTCTTTGAATTTTGACCACTAAGTGGTCGGAATTTTAGGTTAAAGTGGTTCGAATCCAGTGAATTAGCTTAAACGATATAGACATGGACAGTTTGATGgttgtaattcgtaaaaaaatattaagactgtaatttacaaattattctatttataattaataactctttgaattgaaaatcttgGATTAGCCTAGTAATTAAGTGCTTTCTCTTATACTTATGTAATAGGGGTTCAATTCTCACATATGATAGAATGATTAATTTCCCCTACTTATTTGTAGAAATTTCTAACCTGccttaaatcaaaaaaaaaaaaaattctcagttataatttaaatatattgtgctatgatttttttattttattttatttttttactttttagtagtCCATTATGTAATTCATGCTCCttttatttatctattaattaaattaccttcaaattaaaataaaaagaacatgTGTATTCAACTTTCACTCGTAGCATACATTAGAATATATTGATAAGTAGATATATGTTCCTTACACAAACAAAATTTTGTCATGCAATTTGTTTTCTATTTCAAATATAGAGAATACCTTTTTTATCAATTGTTTTTACTCAAAAGCCCTTATTTGAAGCTACTCCATATATAACTTAATCTTTATATTGATGTCAGATATAGGTACATGGCTGACTCACCCGAAAATCCAATCAAAATCGACAGGAACCCGATCGCCCGAATCATTTTTCTGAAATGGAATGAACATTTTGAGTATTGTACAACTATGTCTTGAAaagttttttttcaatataataacaaaaataatttttctaataaattttgaaggaaaaattgtatttctaagtatatagataaaataaaataataattaatttgtaaagAATTGGGTGTCAAACTTGACTGACTCAATCCATCAGTCTGACAGGTTTTTAACTTTCGCACTTGACTATTTCATATAACTATTCTAAATTTTGAATCAAACTAAAGTGTCCAAATAACATATTCATATCCGTAGTGTCAAAAATTCAACACGAGTACTTGAGGGTTCTAAAATTAGTCTAAACTTTAGGAAAATCAGTCTAAAGATATTATTTTCAGAATATTATGTTTTAGGAAGTTAatatctttttaatatttaggatattaaggttattttgtttcctattatttaggtttaggttaatattttgttttcctttttagTTTTAATCTCATGTATAAATAAAGGTGTTTCttttattgataaattaatacaaaccaagtatccAAAACCGAAATCAATCTTTATTTCCGCATTATGAATTTCTACATGGTATTAGCGCCGTAAGGTTTTCCTGGACGGAAAAACTATATCGGTATcttatcattgatcataatcaatcaaaattgaTCCAAACAAATaccaaatcaaaacaaaaccaatcaaaccaaacgaaatcaaaaacaaaaccaaaacgtCCAAAACCAAAACTATGATTTCTATGGCTCAAATGGAACAACATTTGTTCCAACTTAttcaaaaaaacaacaaaaaaattcatacttggccataaatttttgaaaaattaaatttcaaaaattacacGAAGGAATGTAAAgaaattcaaattgaaattgATGATAGGGGGCGACTCAATCATATCATTGTTGCCCATTCTACCACCAGAGATCAACAATGGATTCAAAGTGATAAATTGACGATCTCTTAGATCCTTGCAAGTCTTGAACCCATGATTATTGATTGTGTTATTGACTATAATATTATTGCCCATAAATTGTGGACTTGGATTCACACCTTTCTCGGGGCAATTTCGCTACCTCCAATGAATGACCCCATCCATCGTGAGGTCCCGAAGAGGAGATATATCGGAGAtaacaaataagaagaaaacacaaaaatcagaaacaataAAATCCAAAACCGAAATCAAGAAACTCCGGTGAATGACCAAGGTTCCGGTGATCAAATTCGGGAACCTACCAGTGGTTCGACGACCTTGTGTGTGAGGCCCAGCCAAGGGTCTCATGAGAAAAAAAATCTTActtcataatatatttttaaaaaattttcaagaaaaaataaaatagttttgtACCCGGATTCAGATCCTAGACGCGCCAGACCCTAAGGGTCTGAAATTGGATCAAAAATTTTCAGATCCTATGGATCGAGATCTAGGTCTGGGTCCAATAAAAAATTAGGATCTGAATTTGGATCTAACTGGACATGACTTAAATTCGATCCATGCCCATCCCTAGTACCTAGTAGTAAACCATGGGGATTGGGAAGGAAATATGATATTTTAATTGAATGCTTTACAGAAAGAAAAGCACGAAGGGTGGTAAGAAAATGACCCGACGACTATTGATAAAGGATAAAGCAGGCCCATTTCTATTGGGTAAGGGTCCCCAAGACCTGCCTTAAGGGAAACACCCAATGTTTTCCTCAACTTGCCCTGGCTGCTTCTTCTTTCCTCGCAACTTCCtcctacttttttttatttttattatctacGAGCAGGAGTAAAAAGACACTATAAAATTTAAGATtccatttattttatatatgtttttttaaattttaaggccTAAAAATAAGTAGTTAAACTAAAACTaaagttatttaaattaatatcaattaatATTTGAGACTCGTAAATAAAGATTGGGGTCTACAGTATTGGATACCTTATATATGTTCAAAAGCACCGTATACTTGATGAAAGTACACTATACTATACAATACACTGTTGTCAGCTACTTCTAGGAGTATCTTTATTTTTCTTGCTTGACTAATCCATATTAGGCCcttattctttattttcattatccACTACTATCATAttaattaatgtattttttgtaTACAAAGTTAAAAATTTAGATGAGATCACTTTGATCACTTATAAAGTTAGAATTACGTATATAAGTTCTTGGACTCTTAAATGAGTTGATGAGTACTTACTGATCAATATTGCCTCTATATTGATAATAAATACTATTaaagtattattttatcatatattatttaaaattttttttttttcagcattaacttattattatttatcttattcattATTTCTCTAAAGAAAATCTTAtcaaaaattagtgtttaagtCATTGGATTTTCCTctcataaaatgcaaattatcTACCATAATTTATTCTTATAAGTTATTCCAAAATGGATATCTTATCAAACTGAAGAACAAGAAAGGTAAGAAGTTAATTAAATGGGCAATAAAAGTTACAATAATTTATTGTATATTATCATATATCATGCATGCATTATGATAGGCCATATCGTGCATTTGTTGTCCATAAAATTATTAAGGCACAACATAACAAACCTCATCAACGATATCATCACAACAATACGAGTACAATGCGTGTGTACGATACCCAAAATACATACAAATAAATTGTACCTGTTTTATGCTATAATTGTGATTCTTTAttaatgaataaaatataatttaaatgataaatgatgCGATAGTAACAATAAGAATTAGTTTTGCGGAAAACTCAAGAAACAAAAGAATTATAAGGGTGAATAGACGACTAGGGTTTTACAAAAGACGTATATGttggtaaaaattaatttttcaaatgaaTATTATAACTTACTATATACTTCCTCTTTTCTGATATTATTGCTACGTTTGCATGGGCACaggaattaagaaaattaattgacctacactgtagctgattgtttactttatagagtataatattttattattattaattgaaaaagaaaaaggaaaaataggttgttaagTTACTTTATAGAATATAGTATAGCATTTTATTATAGAGTtcagagtatagagtaggataaaaataggggtaggtagaactttaaatgattgttttattactaaaaacgaaaatgtagcaagtaatatgaaattgccaaaaataaaaaatataacggGTATTATGTAACGGAGAAAGTAATAAAGATGTACGctctttaattataataacaatctaTAAATGCATGTATACATCATACATGAGATTATATTATTGGAGTATAAAGGATGATCCATCAACAAATGAGCCATGTGCCTCATAAAATTACAACAAtacattatatttaaaaattcaaaaatatattcacacatatacaatattaatttggcaaatatattttaactcaaACTAAATAAGGTAATGATTTGCTTTCAAATTAGTCAAACTAATAAGATAGAAACAACTCTGCATCATAAGACCATATATACTAGTTagctaaaattataataaaaaaataccagatatatataaactaaaacAAGTAAGCTTTACGAATAGTTGATTGCTTGAAGAAGTGAACAAGTGTTTTATACCaccttttttttaagaaaaacttGTTTTATATTAGCCAACAGTTTCAACcaataattttaactaatagtCATTTGTCAAGTACAGTCACTATCTCTTATTTTTCTATATGAAATTTGAGataaatttcttaaataataattattcttttCAATTATAAAGGTCCCAAGCAAGCAATGGCTCATGTTGCTAACATGCTTCTACACCATTCCATATCCCATCATATATGTACTCGATAACCCAAAATGAATAactaaacactaattttactGATTTTGTAAGACCGTTTCATCTTaagataatttttatatatagacTGAATAACCCAAAATAAATAACTGTACAAATAGTACGTCAACTAGTTCAACTAACACTTCCAAAACCAGTCTGAAGTACACAAACAAAAAACAGCTATTAGCAGTAGAAAACTCCAAGTACCATACCAAATAAAGTGGGGCATACCAGTACCTAAAAAGGGCCCACTTTCCGTACTCAAACCCGGACAAGTAGTAACCATTTTACCTTTACACGTACCCATTCTCAACCCAAATTCTCCTCTTTAAATTTCCATCTCCTTTCTCCCCACTCTTCAGTCTTCACCCCTTTCATTCATTTCCTtcatttattttctctctcttattttctttttatttattcatttaaagTTAAGGCTTGTTTGGCCTATGAAAGAAAatcgaagaagaagaagatcaaaattattatatgaTGCAGCACAGTCCAGTGTACTCCCCTGTAGTTCACCACACAGATGCATCACGACCGTCCCTTGGATTTCCATTGGGAACAGCGTTGTTGTTGATCATCATATTTAGTTTAAGTGGGATATTTTCTTGTTGTTATCATTGGGATAAATTTCGTTCTCTTCGTCAATCTTATGCGGACGATCTTGACCTTGAAGCTGCTAATCATCAACATCCACATAAACCTAAACCTAATTACTTGGTAAATTTCCATTTACTACAActaattaattacttatttaCTACTTCTACGTTGTTAATTAGTAAAGCAGTAATTATGTTAATCATATCGAGTTTTTTCTGTCCATACTTCATTGCTCTGTTTTATAACTGTTATTACCGTTCGGTATTTTTACAGGACTTTAATGTATTCATAAATTTTTCTAAAAGCATATTAACTTAATTATATTCTAATTATACAATAAATTTCATGATTAATATGAATAAATAGTAATTACTAATTTACTATTGAATTGTTTGCAACAAATAAGCTTTTAATATTCAAAATCcatgtttttaaaaatattaattggcTTATTTGGCCCAATTTAAAATCATCTCATGACATGAAGATCTTCATATTTAATTGTATTTATTGTTTCTTGTAATTCaattatgtgattttattttgatgaaaaCTATGTAAAATTTGAACCACCTTTTTTCATTatcgagttttttttttatttttttaccaattttttaattaatattttatttattattggaatataaaagacttttttttttacactAATGCTGAGCAGGGGTATTGTAACTGTAACCATTTGTCTGTATTCAATTAAttggtataataataataataattgctttaaaaaaacataaataaaaaaaaaaattaataataataataatgatgtaaTTCTAGTACAAAAAGCAATGTTTTTTTATTAGACAAATGGAAATATGGAATATAAAAGTAAGGCCGATTTTATTAAAAGATAGGAATACATTAATTACTTAACTAGTAGTAATATATACATGCACGAAGGTTAATCTTGTCGCATCAATCTGctttagtattttttatttcttgattGTACATTAAACTTTATTCTCTACTTCTttttgaatattaaataattaataaaaatagatgATAAAAAACATTTTCCATTAATAATATCGCCAACATTCCAATTTCAAAATGATCATACATAAAACTTTGCACCGTGAAAATTAAAGTTGATCtagttatttgatttaattttccatatttttttttgaaaagaatttTCCATACTTTATTAACTTGAAATAATCtgagttttattttaattggagaataaatactaatttttaaataattgtaaatcaaaatttaccaattatattttgaattttctttttagtttttggTGGCCACTAAATTAAATTAGGTATTATTGGGATACCGGATACAAATGGCGGGGAgcgaatataaatattatagtgACCCACATAAATAGTCATTGGGAGCtggattaaattaatatataattttctgtTTTAAAGACTTagtctaaattttttatttgttctatTGATTCTGacctatattttcttttatttgtatCCGcacattttgtcttttattttcatatcttttatgtatttcttatatttttcataaaatatatatatttttttatcatttttaaccaATTTTTTAATATGTCAAATTTAATTTGTACCTATGGAGGGAttattggattttattttttttcatcttaaaaattaattttctggATGGTTGTAATACTTGTAACTGATGGAGATAAAAAATACAGCATTGCTCAACTTGATTTTccatcttatgatttatgaccTTTTTCCAATTGGATTTTGGACAAAGCTAGGCCCTAGTGATGCACTTGATGCTGATGCTACCAATTTAATCAtgtactaatactaataattctAAGTAGATTTTGAGACCACTATGTTTTCTAGAAGAAGACTCGCTTTCGATACTTTGTTAGATGGTTacttacaatttttaaaaatcgtATAAAAAATCAGTGATATTTCATTAGGCTAAATTTCAAACAATACAAAACTAAcctaataattcaaaattatttaattcaaaACATTTGATTTAAAATCGAATTGATAATCCAAATGAAcactctttaaaaaaattatattttttttttctaaattttggtTAATTATAACAATAGCTAACAATGGATGtacacataattttttttctacacTTTATTACAcataatttttatcaatttgacgtgatttataatttattgtcACAAGCATCCAA from Amaranthus tricolor cultivar Red isolate AtriRed21 chromosome 3, ASM2621246v1, whole genome shotgun sequence includes:
- the LOC130808818 gene encoding uncharacterized protein At5g65660, which gives rise to MMQHSPVYSPVVHHTDASRPSLGFPLGTALLLIIIFSLSGIFSCCYHWDKFRSLRQSYADDLDLEAANHQHPHKPKPNYLKQEEIASVSVIMPGDQMPRFIALPCPCQPPRPEKHDPILSPQKPPKPPRFPVPLY